In Silene latifolia isolate original U9 population chromosome X, ASM4854445v1, whole genome shotgun sequence, the following proteins share a genomic window:
- the LOC141618658 gene encoding RPM1 interacting protein 13-like, with protein sequence MGIPKSNNSIEICSSDDEQSPIRAIFCLKNRTQNMKKIEEVEDCFILDFDPSEPSPVTNLKFSKPVFDDDNDLSLISEKGQVACRDYPHPRHLCVKFPFDKTPHESHCEMCFCYICETEAPCRGWTTGLKHCNATSNGDKIWKTLKDSCQKC encoded by the exons atgggTATTCCAAAATCAAACAATTCAATCGAAATTTGTTCATCAGATGATGAACAATCCCCAATTAGAGCCATTTTTTGCTTAAAAAACAGGACACAAAACATGAAAAAGATTGAAGAGGTTGAAGATTGTTTTATCTTAGATTTTGATCCTTCTGAACCATCTCCTGTTACCAATCTTAAGTTCTCCAAACCCGTCTTCGATGACGACAATGATCTTAGTCTAATTTCCGAAAAGGGTCAG GTGGCATGTAGAGATTACCCACATCCAAGACATCTCTGTGTGAAATTCCCATTTGATAAGACTCCTCATGAATCTCACTGTGAAATG TGTTTCTGCTACATATGCGAAACAGAAGCCCCGTGCAGAGGATGGACGACAGGCTTGAAGCATTGTAATGCTACTAGCAATGGTGACAAAATTTGGAAGACATTGAAAGATAGCTGTCAGAAATGTTAG